One stretch of Halapricum desulfuricans DNA includes these proteins:
- a CDS encoding ABC transporter substrate-binding protein, which translates to MSNDSGGYGEVVNRRQFIRAAGATGAAALAGCSGGGGGNGGNGDNNENETVTSVTPPGQEQVYDTRFVSATNNGVPANYHLNPDATQNYDDIAGAYVFERFAGYNFQTQEFELVALEDWSVDSETFTLTIREDLNWDNGDPVTARDLITQFRLQKKTNAPIWDFAESIEQGEDEKTVVFTLKSETNPRLLKHAIGGQLDRIYAHHPTFKQFLDQDASGIQGFAYEEDVIGNGPFSFESKDKQSWKFTRNDEYADADYINFEEVQLLNRGENTALQQGLRGGELDGMHSLFAPPNIAKSMPDHVQEINTPAKWGYGIVFNHDHKHFGKVEVRKAIAHVINREAVAGNAGPRTKATPDVITGIAVDDQERWLGDDMDAFETYGQDSSQEDKAASLLRDAGYTKSGGKWQDSDGNTISADYATPAGWTDWTTATDTVVDQLNSFGFDLKINSAPMGDFYGNYIDNNFALGAFYWLPGGARSSFPFYPLRWEMQCPDIDGGHAFPTGEKTIPGMDGGEMTINPLEEIQTVAQMSTDEEATDTIRRVAWHHNQTLPFVGVTEKQEQTWLSSDDFNTPASNDPVLGIKWASQYLPRTGKLSAKD; encoded by the coding sequence ATGTCAAACGACAGTGGCGGATACGGTGAAGTAGTCAATCGTCGGCAGTTCATCCGGGCCGCAGGTGCGACCGGGGCCGCTGCGCTCGCCGGTTGTAGCGGCGGGGGCGGAGGTAACGGAGGTAACGGGGACAACAACGAGAACGAGACCGTTACCAGCGTTACGCCGCCTGGCCAGGAACAGGTGTACGACACGAGGTTCGTCAGCGCAACGAACAACGGTGTCCCGGCCAATTACCACCTCAATCCGGACGCGACACAGAACTACGACGACATCGCCGGAGCGTACGTCTTCGAGCGGTTCGCTGGGTATAATTTCCAGACCCAGGAGTTCGAACTGGTGGCTCTCGAGGACTGGTCAGTCGACAGCGAGACGTTCACACTCACCATCCGAGAAGACCTCAACTGGGACAACGGTGATCCTGTCACTGCCCGGGACCTCATAACGCAGTTCCGTTTGCAAAAGAAGACGAACGCACCGATCTGGGACTTCGCCGAAAGCATCGAGCAAGGTGAAGACGAGAAAACGGTCGTGTTCACGCTCAAATCAGAGACGAACCCGCGATTGCTCAAACACGCGATTGGCGGGCAACTCGACCGTATCTATGCCCACCACCCGACGTTCAAACAGTTCCTCGATCAGGACGCCTCCGGCATCCAGGGATTCGCGTACGAGGAGGACGTGATCGGGAACGGCCCCTTCAGCTTTGAGTCCAAGGACAAGCAGTCCTGGAAATTCACGCGCAACGACGAGTACGCTGACGCGGACTACATCAACTTCGAGGAGGTCCAGCTTCTGAATCGGGGAGAAAACACAGCACTCCAGCAGGGACTGCGAGGCGGCGAGCTTGACGGGATGCACAGTCTGTTCGCCCCGCCGAACATCGCAAAGAGCATGCCCGATCACGTGCAGGAGATCAACACACCTGCCAAGTGGGGGTACGGCATCGTTTTCAACCACGATCACAAGCACTTCGGAAAGGTCGAAGTCCGAAAGGCAATCGCTCACGTCATCAACCGCGAGGCTGTCGCCGGCAACGCCGGCCCACGGACGAAAGCCACCCCTGACGTCATCACGGGCATCGCCGTCGACGACCAGGAACGGTGGCTCGGTGACGACATGGACGCCTTCGAGACCTACGGCCAAGACAGCTCTCAGGAAGACAAGGCCGCGTCACTCCTCCGCGACGCTGGCTATACCAAGAGCGGCGGCAAGTGGCAAGACAGCGACGGAAATACCATCAGCGCGGATTACGCCACACCGGCAGGCTGGACGGACTGGACGACGGCGACTGACACGGTCGTCGACCAGCTCAACTCCTTCGGGTTCGACCTGAAGATCAACTCGGCCCCGATGGGCGATTTCTACGGCAACTACATCGACAACAACTTCGCACTCGGTGCGTTCTACTGGCTCCCGGGCGGGGCGCGCTCGTCGTTCCCGTTCTATCCGCTTCGCTGGGAGATGCAGTGCCCCGACATCGACGGCGGACACGCGTTCCCGACCGGCGAGAAGACGATTCCGGGAATGGACGGCGGCGAGATGACAATCAACCCGCTTGAGGAGATCCAGACTGTCGCGCAGATGTCCACCGACGAGGAGGCGACCGACACCATCCGTCGTGTGGCCTGGCATCACAACCAGACGCTGCCGTTCGTCGGCGTCACCGAAAAGCAAGAGCAGACCTGGCTCAGCAGCGACGACTTCAACACGCCGGCGAGTAACGACCCCGTTCTGGGGATCAAGTGGGCGTCGCAGTACCTCCCGCGTACCGGCAAACTCAGCGCAAAGGACTGA
- a CDS encoding ABC transporter permease: MVNYYIRRTARVFATVFLVASLTFGLTRLLPGGPFTQLRVNLLRSGVPASEVDSRIANLQNIRPDAPIWEQYIDYMAAAAQGDFGTSISLGEPVSQIIAEAVPWTVFIVLVSTILIFLFGILLGAIQAYWEGSRFDKIASGLSISMMSIPFYVIAVLALFVMAYQFQWFPTAGTHGTDVEVGLTLEFFVSALEHAALPIFSYTIGGIGGQALAMRGNSIQVLGNDYVEVARLRGLSDRRIATWYVARNAILPLYTGFLLLLGFRLGGTIILEQIFSYPGLGWYMWDAMESNDYPLMMGTFLVITVALVIGVYIADLTYSKIDPRISQGESDAY; the protein is encoded by the coding sequence ATGGTGAACTATTATATACGCCGGACAGCGAGGGTGTTCGCTACCGTCTTCCTGGTCGCTAGTCTGACGTTCGGGCTGACTCGATTGCTCCCGGGTGGACCGTTTACACAGCTCCGCGTGAATCTACTGCGATCGGGCGTCCCCGCTTCGGAAGTCGATAGTCGTATCGCCAATCTCCAGAACATCCGGCCGGACGCTCCGATCTGGGAGCAGTACATCGATTACATGGCTGCGGCCGCGCAGGGCGATTTCGGCACGTCGATCTCGCTCGGGGAGCCGGTCTCCCAGATCATCGCCGAAGCCGTTCCGTGGACAGTCTTCATCGTCCTCGTCTCGACGATTCTCATCTTCCTGTTCGGAATTCTGCTCGGCGCGATCCAGGCCTACTGGGAGGGCTCGAGATTCGACAAGATCGCGTCCGGGCTCTCGATCAGCATGATGTCGATCCCGTTCTACGTGATCGCCGTGCTGGCGCTGTTCGTTATGGCCTACCAGTTCCAGTGGTTCCCGACTGCCGGGACGCACGGTACTGACGTCGAGGTCGGGCTAACGCTTGAGTTCTTCGTGAGCGCGCTCGAACACGCTGCGCTCCCGATCTTCTCCTACACGATCGGCGGGATCGGCGGTCAGGCGCTCGCAATGCGTGGCAACAGCATTCAGGTGCTTGGCAACGACTACGTCGAAGTCGCCAGACTCCGCGGGCTGTCGGACAGACGGATCGCCACGTGGTACGTCGCCCGGAACGCGATCCTCCCGCTATACACTGGATTCCTGCTCCTGCTCGGGTTCAGGCTCGGCGGGACGATCATCCTCGAGCAGATCTTCTCGTACCCCGGACTGGGCTGGTACATGTGGGACGCGATGGAGTCGAACGACTACCCGCTCATGATGGGGACGTTCCTGGTCATCACCGTCGCATTGGTTATCGGCGTCTACATCGCGGACCTGACCTACAGCAAGATCGACCCGCGCATCAGCCAGGGTGAGTCCGATGCCTACTGA
- a CDS encoding ABC transporter permease codes for MPTETEQAESIDWRSESRNSPEVTRRERLAEYYEERIKKPAIVAWSDGRTRLGMLILGVYVLMAFVAVFDIYRAPSTNQAPRLVTAFQSWDHPLGTTASGVDLLSLIIHSTPDILLMVVAGALWATAIAVAVGTLAGYKGGTVDSVLMSMTDVVMAIPGLPLVVILAVTFNPENPIILGIVININYWAGLGRSLRSQVLTIREDNYVEASRTMGVSTPRILFKDVIPNLMPYVTVNFVFAARYVVFASVGLFFLGVLPFSTQNWGVTLNYAYNGGALFTWAAAHWLIFPMVAIMGLSLGLILLGQGMDRVFNPRVRTRLAGESESTAEDGDSGTTEVL; via the coding sequence ATGCCTACTGAGACAGAACAGGCGGAGAGCATCGACTGGCGCAGTGAGAGCCGCAACTCGCCGGAGGTGACTCGCCGGGAACGACTCGCCGAGTATTACGAGGAGCGTATCAAAAAGCCCGCCATCGTGGCCTGGTCCGACGGCCGAACTCGCCTGGGGATGCTTATCCTCGGCGTGTACGTGCTGATGGCGTTCGTCGCCGTCTTCGACATCTATCGCGCGCCCTCGACGAATCAGGCGCCGCGACTCGTCACGGCGTTCCAGAGCTGGGACCACCCGCTCGGGACGACGGCATCGGGCGTGGACCTGTTGTCGCTGATCATCCACTCGACGCCCGACATTCTCTTGATGGTCGTGGCCGGTGCCCTCTGGGCGACGGCGATCGCAGTCGCCGTCGGGACCCTCGCCGGATACAAGGGCGGGACAGTCGACAGCGTTCTCATGTCGATGACTGACGTCGTGATGGCCATCCCGGGGCTCCCGCTGGTCGTTATCCTCGCAGTGACGTTCAACCCCGAGAACCCGATCATCCTCGGGATCGTCATCAACATCAACTACTGGGCCGGCCTGGGACGATCGCTCCGCTCGCAGGTCCTCACGATCCGCGAGGACAACTACGTCGAGGCCTCCCGGACGATGGGCGTCAGCACGCCCCGGATTCTGTTCAAGGACGTGATCCCGAACCTGATGCCGTACGTGACGGTGAACTTCGTCTTCGCGGCCCGGTACGTCGTGTTCGCGTCCGTCGGGCTGTTCTTCCTCGGCGTGTTGCCCTTCTCGACTCAGAACTGGGGCGTCACGCTGAACTACGCCTACAACGGCGGCGCGCTGTTCACCTGGGCGGCGGCACACTGGCTCATCTTCCCGATGGTCGCGATCATGGGACTCTCGCTGGGACTGATCCTGCTCGGCCAGGGAATGGACCGGGTGTTCAACCCCCGCGTCCGGACTCGCCTGGCCGGCGAATCTGAATCGACCGCAGAAGACGGTGACAGCGGCACGACGGAGGTACTCTAA
- a CDS encoding ABC transporter ATP-binding protein, with protein sequence MTAQHEQLTEPTEVDDPILEIRNASVTYDDGETYVLDDVTFAIERDEIVGVVGESGSGKSMFASAMLDAIPDPGKLSGEILYHPDEDTTIDVLNLSDDELRSYRWADVSMVFQGAMSSFNPTMKVGAHFKDTLRAHDQDVASGMDFARELLADLYLDPERVLDSYPHELSGGMQQRALIALSLLLEPEVLVMDEPTAALDLLMQRSILMLLEELQEKYEVTMVFITHDLPLVASLADRMAVMYAFELVEAAPRDQLIGDSGHPYTRALLNSTPNIDAPLEEMKPIPGQSPAPINVPDGCSYADRCPLATDECTATDPRFENVEDEHFVACHHWEQAKADIELNFAGADAAADSAAADNDGFLEGGEQR encoded by the coding sequence ATGACTGCACAACACGAACAGCTGACAGAGCCGACAGAAGTCGACGACCCGATACTGGAGATCAGGAACGCGAGCGTCACCTACGACGACGGTGAGACGTACGTTCTGGACGACGTCACCTTCGCGATCGAGCGCGACGAGATCGTCGGCGTCGTCGGCGAGAGCGGCAGCGGTAAGTCGATGTTCGCCTCGGCGATGCTCGACGCGATCCCGGATCCCGGGAAGCTGTCGGGTGAGATCCTCTACCACCCCGACGAAGACACGACGATCGACGTGCTGAACCTGAGCGACGACGAGCTCAGGTCCTACCGATGGGCCGACGTCTCGATGGTGTTCCAGGGCGCGATGAGCTCGTTCAACCCGACGATGAAAGTCGGCGCGCACTTCAAGGACACACTCCGTGCCCACGACCAGGACGTCGCGTCGGGGATGGACTTCGCGCGCGAACTCCTCGCCGATCTCTATCTCGACCCCGAGCGCGTTCTCGACTCGTATCCGCACGAACTCAGCGGCGGGATGCAACAGCGTGCCCTCATTGCGCTGAGCCTGTTGCTCGAGCCGGAAGTGCTCGTCATGGACGAGCCGACCGCAGCGCTGGACTTGCTGATGCAGCGCTCGATCCTGATGCTGCTCGAGGAACTACAGGAGAAATACGAGGTGACGATGGTGTTCATCACGCACGACCTGCCGCTGGTCGCGTCGCTGGCCGACCGTATGGCCGTGATGTACGCCTTCGAGCTCGTCGAGGCCGCGCCGCGAGACCAGCTCATCGGCGACTCCGGACACCCGTACACGCGTGCGTTGCTCAACTCGACGCCGAACATCGACGCGCCGCTCGAAGAGATGAAGCCGATCCCGGGGCAGAGTCCGGCACCGATCAACGTCCCGGACGGCTGTTCGTACGCCGACCGGTGTCCGCTGGCGACCGACGAGTGTACCGCCACCGACCCTCGATTCGAAAACGTCGAGGACGAGCACTTCGTCGCGTGTCACCACTGGGAGCAAGCGAAAGCGGATATCGAGCTCAACTTCGCCGGCGCCGACGCCGCGGCTGACAGCGCGGCGGCCGACAACGACGGTTTCCTCGAGGGAGGTGAGCAACGATGA
- a CDS encoding ABC transporter ATP-binding protein, translating into MSQPNAAAGSAPDARTDGDGLISLENVEVHFEKEQGLLDIFEEPDVVRAVDGVSLDIEENDVLALVGESGCGKTTLGKTMIGLQRPTGGSVKYRGRDIWETKAGNTDLSFSEIRSSLQIIHQDPGSSLNPNRRIVEILSEPIKLQHPDISASERRERIHSLLERVGMTPAHDFSGRYPHQLSGGEKQRVALARALLMNPDVILADEAISALDVSLRVEMMDLMLDLQEEFNTSFVFVSHDLSNARYFAEHGDGRVGVMYLGNLVEVGPAEQLINDPQHPYTEVLRWATPNLALDAREAGEPPMRKIDIPDPVNPPSGCRFHTRCPKAREACTAQQPELQAQDSSHSVACFRTDQSHEYWDSPEIED; encoded by the coding sequence ATGAGTCAACCGAACGCGGCGGCCGGATCCGCGCCGGACGCCCGCACGGACGGTGACGGGCTCATCTCGCTGGAGAACGTCGAAGTTCACTTCGAGAAAGAGCAGGGACTGCTGGACATCTTCGAAGAGCCGGACGTCGTCAGAGCCGTCGACGGCGTTTCGCTCGACATCGAGGAGAACGACGTGCTCGCGCTCGTCGGCGAGAGCGGGTGTGGCAAGACCACGCTCGGGAAGACGATGATCGGCCTCCAGCGCCCGACGGGTGGATCGGTGAAATACCGCGGCCGGGACATCTGGGAGACGAAAGCGGGGAACACTGACCTCTCGTTTTCGGAGATCCGCTCGTCGCTCCAGATCATCCATCAGGACCCGGGGAGTTCGCTCAATCCGAACCGCCGGATCGTCGAGATCCTCTCCGAGCCGATCAAGCTGCAGCACCCGGACATAAGCGCCAGCGAGCGTCGCGAGCGGATCCACTCGCTGCTAGAGCGCGTCGGGATGACGCCCGCGCACGACTTCTCCGGGCGATACCCACACCAGCTGAGCGGCGGGGAGAAACAGCGGGTCGCGCTGGCGCGCGCCCTGCTGATGAACCCGGACGTCATCCTGGCCGACGAGGCCATCAGCGCTCTCGACGTCTCCCTTCGCGTCGAGATGATGGACCTCATGCTGGATCTACAGGAGGAGTTCAACACCTCGTTCGTGTTTGTCTCCCACGACCTCTCGAACGCGCGGTACTTCGCCGAACACGGCGACGGGCGCGTCGGCGTGATGTACCTCGGGAACCTGGTTGAGGTCGGCCCGGCGGAACAGCTCATCAACGATCCACAGCACCCCTACACCGAGGTGCTCCGGTGGGCGACGCCGAACCTCGCGCTCGATGCGCGTGAGGCCGGCGAACCGCCGATGCGGAAGATCGACATCCCGGACCCGGTCAACCCGCCGAGCGGCTGTCGCTTCCACACGCGATGCCCGAAAGCCAGAGAGGCCTGTACCGCCCAGCAACCGGAGCTACAGGCACAGGACTCGTCTCACAGCGTCGCCTGCTTCCGGACTGACCAGTCCCACGAGTACTGGGACAGCCCGGAGATCGAAGACTGA
- a CDS encoding HEAT repeat domain-containing protein produces the protein MDGESDRSERGHVPPDPAEITAALAAEDPTRRREAIDAFGRLVRSDVDSAAEHAGAVARQLDDESRVVARGAAEVLVPVADEHPDTLLGELDRVVALLAADTVDLSVAGARLLSPLGVDRPQAVARHTDRLLEILIDDAVPKPEAAVPESVDRVGTRQMVRSVQQESLKRRRYVRQTIANVIVAVAESDPTSIDDVEGLEALLDDPDPGVVGPALDALGNIAQADADRTRQTLDSVLACVEHENTQVRARAVRTLGYMGAESAVQTLERVAVEDDEEAVRELAAETATFLSGE, from the coding sequence ATGGACGGCGAGAGTGATCGGTCCGAGAGGGGTCACGTGCCACCTGATCCAGCGGAGATCACCGCGGCGCTCGCTGCGGAGGATCCGACACGGAGACGGGAGGCGATTGACGCGTTCGGCAGGCTCGTTCGATCAGACGTCGACAGCGCGGCCGAACACGCCGGTGCGGTCGCCCGGCAGCTGGACGACGAAAGCCGGGTCGTCGCACGCGGCGCGGCGGAAGTGCTTGTTCCCGTCGCCGACGAGCACCCGGACACGCTGCTGGGAGAACTGGACCGTGTCGTTGCGTTGCTGGCCGCGGATACCGTCGACCTGTCGGTTGCGGGCGCCCGACTCCTCTCGCCGCTGGGTGTCGACCGTCCGCAAGCGGTCGCTCGCCATACCGATCGACTCCTGGAAATCCTGATCGACGACGCAGTCCCCAAGCCCGAGGCGGCTGTGCCGGAAAGCGTCGACCGAGTCGGGACGCGACAGATGGTCCGGTCCGTCCAGCAGGAGTCGCTGAAGCGCCGACGCTACGTCCGCCAGACGATCGCGAACGTGATCGTCGCGGTCGCCGAGTCCGATCCGACGTCCATCGATGACGTGGAGGGACTGGAGGCGCTGCTCGACGACCCGGATCCGGGAGTTGTCGGCCCCGCTCTCGATGCGCTGGGGAACATCGCCCAGGCGGACGCAGACAGGACTCGTCAGACGTTGGATTCGGTGCTCGCGTGTGTCGAGCACGAAAACACGCAGGTCCGAGCGCGGGCCGTGCGGACTCTCGGGTACATGGGTGCGGAGTCGGCGGTCCAGACGCTCGAGCGGGTCGCCGTCGAGGACGACGAGGAAGCCGTCAGGGAACTGGCCGCGGAGACGGCGACGTTTCTCTCCGGGGAGTGA
- a CDS encoding glycosyl hydrolase yields the protein MSDHNRTSQFGLSRRTFVQGIGASGLVGAGTSVASAAIDDESVTPVGSGSFTTAIPDGYDYPSPPDPTYVTGDVSPPIPTNDWWSGLLFGPYSAGPVIGDPYHGGAGPAGFTVTYPTDWDGDPAEQDTIVADTAQTPGVTIGHTDVEEFSDARVNDWGDWHVQATWGAGTDEHMDVTIARGLPLFFAEYSGGGARLAFSVDDEPVDDAAVSVWADRGNVLGVTVSANGYDKHFGMFAPEGASWSGVSTAELRSELGDGDYLTVAVLPDASTDLLDQFERYAYNVVRDTTVDWEYVPDDDGTPVSEVRTTYSFATEAKPESQTEGTVTALFPHQWKHAVTELTDRTYWSVRGEMRVATGTSFTTAHTYDGILPFIPTSGVQDTETLRSYVTRLAEEYEPYVYDVPTSAYWAGKDFYRNSTAAAIADRTGQTEKRDYFLSAVTDRLEGWLSADDTALGTEAGQELFYYDDDLGSLFEFPTDFGSVEYITDHHFHYGYFVYAAAEAARQDPEWAAASNWGGMVERLVRDYANWERPDPEADADPATDPGNAFPFLRNFDVYGGHSWAGGTVGNPKGNNQESSSEAVMAYAAMIRWGELTGNRELRDAGVFLYTQETAAVWDYWFDSEDDSLPDDWGQEVSTFESAGPDFEYASAVWGAGYWRHLWWSPADPVETFAINWLPVGGHSFYLGRDTQYAHSNWSAMLAARERHLDTDDPEREFLSGWEPAALGYRALSDPGDAAELMADALPIEPGGNSTPFVYNYVSFLTDAGLVDTDVVADAPFYRVFEDGERRTYVAFNAGDDSRQVAFSDGMTVTVPAGEVVVAQSADHYEADTGAPTAPADLAVASTNSWAVELEWDPSEDDTAVQYYVVTLDGTTHTTVSDPGVRIEGLDRGTEYTVAVSAVDPYDNESERTSVTVTTDSEDTAPPEAPSDLQTASKTKTSVDLAWSPASDVGEGSGIESYLVVVDGEQYTEVDGTAVSVTDLDPETSYTFAVRAVDGAGNRSEPVNTTAATLSESATQSPFEGRATIPGKIEAENFDQGDEGVAYHETTDENQAGADYRDAPVDIGDAGGGNYTIGYMPEGEWLEYSVTVEETGEYDVLVSVASAEGGGPIHLEVDGEDVTGSVDVPNTGSWTTYSTVTAAEGVELEEGDHVVRLVADGGGWNVDWFAFEKPGGEEQPTEEQTTEETTTVETTETPQQQSKTTPPGTTGSGDGAGFGILVTLLGVAGLAARRFRNDEQDS from the coding sequence ATGTCAGATCACAATCGCACGTCACAGTTCGGCCTTTCGCGCCGAACGTTCGTCCAGGGGATCGGCGCGTCGGGCCTGGTCGGCGCCGGAACGAGCGTCGCGTCCGCAGCCATCGATGACGAATCCGTCACTCCCGTCGGGTCGGGCAGCTTTACGACAGCGATTCCGGACGGGTACGACTACCCGTCACCGCCGGATCCGACGTACGTGACCGGGGACGTCAGTCCGCCGATTCCGACCAACGACTGGTGGAGCGGGCTGCTGTTCGGGCCGTACAGCGCGGGCCCGGTCATCGGTGACCCCTATCACGGGGGGGCCGGGCCGGCGGGATTTACCGTCACGTACCCGACAGACTGGGACGGCGATCCCGCCGAGCAGGACACGATCGTGGCCGACACCGCTCAGACGCCCGGCGTTACGATCGGTCACACGGATGTCGAGGAGTTCAGCGACGCCCGCGTGAACGACTGGGGCGACTGGCACGTGCAGGCCACCTGGGGTGCGGGAACGGACGAGCACATGGACGTGACGATCGCCCGCGGACTCCCGCTGTTCTTTGCCGAGTACAGCGGGGGCGGCGCGCGGCTGGCGTTCTCGGTCGACGACGAGCCAGTCGACGACGCCGCAGTGTCGGTGTGGGCCGACCGCGGGAACGTCCTCGGGGTCACCGTCTCGGCGAACGGCTATGACAAGCACTTCGGGATGTTCGCTCCTGAGGGCGCTTCGTGGTCCGGCGTCTCGACGGCCGAACTGCGCTCGGAACTCGGCGACGGCGATTATCTCACCGTGGCCGTCCTCCCCGACGCCTCGACCGATCTGCTCGATCAGTTCGAGCGATATGCCTACAACGTCGTCCGCGACACGACGGTCGACTGGGAGTACGTCCCCGACGACGACGGAACGCCCGTGTCGGAGGTGCGGACGACCTACTCGTTCGCGACCGAGGCAAAGCCCGAGAGTCAGACAGAGGGGACCGTCACGGCGCTGTTCCCCCACCAGTGGAAGCACGCGGTCACCGAACTGACCGACCGCACCTACTGGTCGGTCCGCGGCGAGATGCGGGTCGCGACCGGTACGTCGTTCACCACGGCCCACACTTACGACGGGATTCTGCCGTTCATACCGACATCAGGGGTGCAAGACACGGAGACGCTTCGGTCGTACGTGACGCGGCTCGCCGAGGAGTACGAACCCTACGTCTATGACGTGCCGACAAGCGCCTACTGGGCCGGCAAGGACTTCTACCGCAACAGCACCGCCGCCGCGATCGCCGACCGGACCGGTCAGACCGAGAAACGCGACTACTTCCTGAGCGCTGTCACCGACCGACTCGAGGGGTGGTTGAGCGCCGACGACACCGCTCTCGGAACCGAGGCGGGCCAGGAACTGTTCTACTACGATGACGACCTCGGATCGCTGTTCGAGTTCCCGACTGATTTCGGGTCGGTCGAGTACATCACCGATCACCACTTCCACTACGGCTACTTCGTCTACGCGGCCGCGGAAGCGGCCCGTCAGGACCCCGAGTGGGCCGCGGCGTCCAACTGGGGCGGCATGGTCGAGCGCCTCGTCAGAGACTACGCGAACTGGGAGCGACCGGACCCCGAGGCCGACGCCGACCCGGCCACAGACCCGGGGAATGCCTTCCCGTTCCTGCGGAACTTCGACGTCTACGGCGGTCACTCCTGGGCCGGGGGCACCGTCGGCAACCCGAAGGGGAACAATCAGGAGTCGTCCTCGGAAGCCGTCATGGCCTACGCCGCGATGATCCGCTGGGGCGAGCTGACCGGCAACCGGGAGCTGCGAGACGCCGGAGTCTTCCTTTACACGCAGGAGACGGCCGCCGTCTGGGACTACTGGTTCGATTCCGAGGACGACTCCCTGCCCGACGACTGGGGACAGGAGGTATCGACGTTCGAGAGCGCCGGTCCCGACTTCGAGTACGCCTCCGCCGTCTGGGGGGCCGGCTACTGGCGCCACCTCTGGTGGTCGCCGGCGGACCCGGTCGAGACGTTCGCGATCAACTGGCTCCCTGTCGGCGGACACTCGTTCTACCTCGGTCGCGATACACAGTACGCTCACTCGAACTGGTCGGCGATGCTGGCGGCTCGCGAACGCCACCTCGACACCGACGATCCCGAACGGGAATTCCTCTCGGGCTGGGAGCCGGCCGCACTGGGGTACCGGGCGCTGTCGGACCCCGGGGACGCCGCCGAGCTGATGGCGGACGCGCTCCCGATCGAACCCGGCGGCAACTCGACGCCGTTCGTCTACAACTACGTCAGCTTCCTCACGGACGCCGGTCTGGTCGACACCGACGTCGTCGCCGACGCGCCGTTCTACCGGGTCTTCGAGGACGGCGAACGACGGACCTACGTCGCGTTCAACGCCGGCGACGACTCCCGTCAAGTCGCGTTCTCCGACGGGATGACAGTGACCGTCCCCGCGGGAGAGGTCGTGGTTGCCCAGTCGGCCGACCACTACGAGGCCGATACCGGCGCGCCGACGGCACCGGCAGATCTCGCGGTCGCCTCGACGAACAGCTGGGCGGTCGAACTGGAGTGGGATCCCTCGGAAGACGACACCGCAGTCCAGTACTACGTGGTCACTCTCGACGGGACCACGCACACGACGGTGAGCGATCCCGGCGTCCGCATCGAAGGGCTCGACCGCGGCACCGAGTACACCGTCGCGGTCAGCGCTGTCGATCCGTATGACAACGAATCGGAGCGCACGAGCGTCACTGTGACGACCGACAGCGAGGACACGGCCCCGCCCGAGGCCCCGTCCGACCTCCAGACCGCAAGCAAGACGAAGACGTCGGTCGACCTCGCGTGGAGCCCCGCAAGCGACGTCGGTGAGGGGAGCGGCATCGAGTCGTACCTCGTCGTCGTCGACGGTGAGCAGTACACTGAGGTGGACGGGACGGCCGTCTCCGTGACCGATCTCGACCCGGAGACGAGTTACACGTTCGCAGTTCGGGCGGTCGACGGGGCCGGAAACCGGTCTGAACCCGTCAACACGACGGCCGCGACGCTCAGCGAGAGCGCCACACAGTCCCCGTTCGAGGGCCGGGCGACGATCCCCGGAAAGATCGAGGCCGAGAACTTCGATCAGGGTGATGAGGGCGTCGCCTATCACGAAACGACCGACGAGAACCAGGCCGGTGCTGACTACCGGGACGCGCCGGTCGACATCGGCGACGCCGGCGGCGGCAACTACACTATCGGGTACATGCCGGAAGGAGAGTGGCTCGAGTACTCGGTCACCGTCGAAGAGACCGGCGAGTACGACGTCCTCGTTAGCGTCGCGTCCGCGGAGGGTGGCGGCCCGATCCATCTCGAAGTAGATGGGGAGGACGTCACTGGTTCGGTCGACGTCCCGAACACTGGTAGCTGGACCACCTATTCGACAGTAACTGCGGCCGAGGGCGTCGAACTCGAGGAAGGCGACCACGTCGTCCGTCTCGTCGCTGACGGTGGCGGCTGGAACGTCGACTGGTTCGCCTTCGAAAAACCCGGTGGTGAAGAACAGCCGACTGAGGAACAGACGACCGAGGAGACGACGACGGTCGAGACGACCGAAACCCCACAGCAACAATCCAAGACAACGCCGCCCGGAACGACCGGTTCCGGCGATGGGGCCGGTTTCGGCATCCTCGTGACGCTGCTCGGGGTTGCAGGTCTCGCTGCCCGCCGCTTCCGGAACGACGAGCAAGACAGCTGA